A genome region from Danio aesculapii chromosome 2, fDanAes4.1, whole genome shotgun sequence includes the following:
- the calr3b gene encoding calreticulin 3b: protein MQITLLQFISAALLALATNAEVYLKEQFLDGDAWKSRWVNSEHKSDYGQFKLTAGNFYGDAEKDKGLQTSQDARFYATSARFEPFSNEGKTLVIQFTVKHEQKIDCGGGYVKVFPADLNQADMHGDSQYYIMFGPDICGYSTKKVHVIFNYKGQNHLIKKDIKCKDDELTHLYTLILNPDQTYEVKIDNEKVESGSLEEDWDFLPPKKIKDPEAKKPEDWDDRAKIDDETDTKPEDWDKPENIPDPDAKKPEDWDEDMDGEWEPAMIPNPEYKGEWKPKQIDNPNYKGAWVHPEIDNPEHIADDQIYKFDNIGVLGLDLWQVKSGTIFDNIFISDDVKEAEEFGNETWGATKGPEKKMKEEQEEKKRKEEEEKNKEQNTEAADEEEEDEGEEEEEEDETEEPQEDEGDEDVLQKDEL, encoded by the exons atgcaaattacattattacagtttatttcgGCTGCATTATTGGCACTGGCAACCAATGCTGAAGTTTACTTAAAAGAGCAGTTTCTGGACGGAG ATGCCTGGAAGAGTCGATGGGTGAATTCAGAGCACAAATCTGACTATGGGCAGTTTAAACTGACCGCTGGAAACTTCTATGGAGACGCTGAGAAAGATAAAG GCCTGCAGACCAGTCAGGATGCCCGTTTCTACGCCACCTCTGCCCGCTTCGAGCCCTTTAGCAATGAGGGCAAAACACTGGTGATCCAGTTTACGGTTAAACACGAGCAGAAGATCGACTGCGGAGGCGGATATGTGAAAGTCTTCCCAGCTGATCTCAACCAGGCGGACATGCACGGCGACTCCCAGTATTACATCATGTTTG GGCCTGATATCTGTGGCTACAGCACTAAAAAGGTTCATGTCATCTTCAACTATAAGGGCCAGAACCACCTCATCAAGAAAGATATCAAATGCAAG GATGATGAACTGACTCACCTGTACACATTGATCTTGAACCCGGATCAGACGTACGAGGTGAAGATTGACAATGAGAAGGTAGAGTCTGGCTCTCTGGAGGAGGACTGGGATTTCTTGCCCCCAAAGAAGATTAAAGACCCCGAAGCCAAAAAACCAGAGGACTGGGACGACCGGGCCAAGATTGATGATGAGACCGACACCAAACCTGAG GACTGGGATAAGCCTGAGAATATCCCCGATCCTGATGCTAAGAAGCCAGAAGACTGGGATGAGGATATGGATGGAGAGTGGGAGCCTGCCATGATCCCTAACCCCGAGTACAAG GGCGAGTGGAAACCCAAACAGATCGATAACCCAAACTACAAGGGCGCATGGGTGCATCCTGAAATCGACAACCCAGAACACATTGCTGATGACCAGATCTACAAATTCGACAATATTGGAGTCCTTGGGCTGGATCTCTGGCAG GTGAAGTCTGGCACCATTTTTGACAACATCTTCATCTCCGATGATGTGAAAGAAGCTGAGGAATTTGGAAATGAAACGTGGGGCGCTACAAAG GGCCCTGAGAAGAAAATGAAGGAGGAACAGGAAGAGAAGAAACGCAAAGAGGAAGAGGAAAAGAACAAGGAGCAGAACACAGAAGCAGCAGATGAGGAAGAGGAAGATGAaggagaggaggaagaggaagaagacGAGACTGAAGAGCCTCAGGAGGACGAAGGAGACGAGGATGTGCTTCAGAAAGACGAACTGTAA